In Sulfurisphaera javensis, a single genomic region encodes these proteins:
- a CDS encoding MBL fold metallo-hydrolase has translation MIARISKDVYSIKGNYNVYVIVNKDTSILIDSSDGTDYTLIIEGIEEILTRYNTEIKYLILTSHYEEVAGGAYYLSTSLRIPYIIASSEDSISIRKGRGKRSNYNPVNINFEIKEGRGKINSLNFIKSRSPSLGSLLIIYSDIIFSGVNKVSGIMNKINYICDINDCKKVEEFWYLRKNATLVEDIRKQSIVE, from the coding sequence ATGATAGCTAGAATATCAAAAGACGTTTACTCGATTAAAGGAAATTACAATGTTTATGTCATAGTAAATAAAGATACTTCAATACTTATAGATAGTAGTGATGGAACAGATTATACTTTAATTATAGAAGGAATAGAAGAAATTTTAACTAGATATAATACTGAAATTAAGTATCTTATACTAACTAGTCATTATGAAGAAGTAGCTGGTGGTGCTTATTATCTTTCAACTAGCTTAAGGATTCCTTATATAATTGCAAGTAGTGAGGATTCAATTTCAATAAGAAAAGGAAGAGGAAAAAGAAGTAACTATAATCCGGTTAATATTAACTTTGAAATTAAAGAAGGAAGAGGAAAAATTAATAGTTTAAATTTTATTAAATCTAGATCTCCTTCCCTGGGTTCTCTCCTTATAATTTATAGTGATATTATCTTCAGCGGTGTTAATAAGGTATCTGGTATTATGAACAAGATAAATTATATATGTGATATTAATGATTGTAAAAAGGTAGAAGAGTTTTGGTATTTGAGGAAAAATGCGACTCTTGTGGAAGATATACGGAAACAAAGTATTGTGGAGTAA
- a CDS encoding 2,5-diamino-6-(ribosylamino)-4(3H)-pyrimidinone 5'-phosphate reductase: MRPYIIIFSTMTIDGRIASKDHYSELSCPYDKMRLHIVRSEVDAVLVGSNTVKIDNPKLTLKYAKGKNPIRVTITTSLDIDLNSNIFITPPLTIVYTSYSTFIKKKNTINQLETKGVLVRPLENLSSCEIAKDLYELGIRKLLIEGGGRTIWNFIKDNCYDELRITISPKIFGNGVSVVNGEGFKGSEAPNLELVDYKLCECKKEVHLIYRRL; encoded by the coding sequence ATGAGACCTTATATTATTATTTTTAGCACTATGACAATAGATGGTAGAATAGCATCAAAAGACCATTACAGCGAACTGAGTTGTCCTTACGATAAAATGAGACTGCATATCGTAAGAAGCGAAGTAGATGCAGTATTAGTAGGTTCTAATACAGTAAAGATAGATAATCCAAAACTTACTCTTAAATACGCTAAAGGTAAAAATCCCATTAGAGTAACTATAACTACAAGTTTAGATATAGATCTTAATTCCAACATTTTTATAACTCCGCCTTTAACAATAGTATACACTAGTTACTCCACCTTTATTAAAAAGAAGAATACCATTAATCAACTTGAAACCAAAGGAGTTCTAGTTAGACCTTTAGAAAATTTATCTTCTTGTGAAATTGCAAAGGACTTGTACGAATTAGGAATAAGAAAACTGTTAATCGAAGGAGGAGGAAGAACTATCTGGAACTTTATAAAAGATAACTGTTATGATGAATTGAGGATTACAATTTCACCAAAAATCTTCGGAAATGGAGTTTCAGTTGTAAATGGAGAAGGGTTTAAAGGAAGTGAAGCCCCTAATCTGGAATTAGTAGATTACAAATTATGTGAATGTAAAAAAGAAGTCCACTTAATATATAGAAGATTATAA
- the tes gene encoding tetraether lipid synthase Tes, producing the protein MAQTSKEEPQGGFRLLPAPSKFENGIVKFGDREIKIGGPLPKLADNEKLVRVTSSLCPVCYRLLPAVIFEKEDKLYIRKICPDHGEFEDLYYGDVGLYYKFDYWEYEGKGPKVPYVDLKSPCPFNCGLCPMHHQHSALVNLVITNRCDLSCWYCFFFAEKAGYVFEPTLEQIKFMVNQLKRQDITLVIQITGGEPTLREDLIEIVRVLRESGVKHIQLNTWGGTFAKMYFEDPEKAIRYARELREAGVNTIYMSFDGTNRRTNPKNHWEVPYTLEVFRKAGMTSVVLVPTVIKTVNDQDLGNIVKFAAYNLDVVRSVNFQPVSLTGMMKRNMRNKFRITIPEVLKAIEEQTDGEITRDSWYPIGTSVVFSKLIEALTGKEQFEMANHPSCGAGTYVYVEWRNGEPHFIPISKFIDLEGLLEYLKEKTEELREGGNKYWIGIKLLYNLRKFIDKEKGPKDFDVYKMLYNIIVNHNYEALGEWHYRTLFLGTMHFMDLYNYDIQRVMRCDIHYVTPDGRVIPFCTYNVLNDLYRDKILKEYQIPLDKWIKEHGENSIGDMMKYKRNATRLEQGEIYQLTYKLFL; encoded by the coding sequence ATGGCGCAAACTTCAAAAGAGGAACCACAAGGAGGATTTAGACTACTGCCAGCTCCTTCAAAATTTGAAAACGGCATTGTGAAATTTGGGGACAGAGAAATAAAAATAGGAGGGCCATTACCAAAATTAGCTGATAATGAAAAACTTGTTAGGGTTACAAGCTCTTTGTGTCCTGTTTGTTATAGATTACTTCCTGCAGTAATTTTTGAAAAAGAAGATAAATTATATATTAGAAAAATATGTCCAGATCATGGTGAGTTTGAGGATTTGTATTATGGTGATGTTGGTTTATATTATAAGTTTGATTATTGGGAATATGAAGGTAAAGGTCCAAAAGTTCCTTATGTAGATCTAAAATCTCCTTGTCCATTTAACTGCGGATTATGTCCAATGCATCATCAACATTCAGCATTAGTTAACTTAGTAATAACTAACAGATGTGATTTATCTTGTTGGTACTGTTTCTTCTTTGCTGAGAAAGCTGGTTATGTATTTGAACCAACATTAGAACAAATAAAGTTCATGGTTAATCAGTTAAAGAGACAAGATATTACATTGGTTATACAGATTACTGGGGGAGAACCAACATTAAGAGAAGACCTTATAGAAATTGTTAGAGTTTTAAGAGAAAGTGGAGTTAAACATATTCAATTAAACACTTGGGGTGGAACTTTTGCTAAAATGTATTTTGAAGATCCTGAAAAAGCGATAAGATATGCAAGAGAATTAAGGGAAGCTGGAGTAAATACAATTTATATGAGTTTTGATGGAACTAATAGAAGGACAAATCCAAAGAACCATTGGGAAGTACCCTATACATTGGAAGTATTTAGAAAAGCTGGAATGACAAGCGTAGTCTTAGTACCCACTGTAATAAAGACTGTAAATGATCAAGATCTAGGTAACATAGTTAAGTTCGCTGCATATAATTTAGATGTAGTGAGATCAGTAAACTTCCAACCAGTTAGTTTGACTGGAATGATGAAGAGAAACATGAGAAATAAGTTCAGAATAACTATTCCAGAAGTATTAAAAGCTATTGAAGAACAGACAGATGGAGAAATAACTAGAGATAGCTGGTATCCAATAGGAACTTCGGTAGTGTTTTCAAAATTAATTGAAGCATTAACTGGAAAAGAACAATTTGAAATGGCAAATCATCCAAGTTGTGGTGCGGGTACTTATGTTTATGTTGAGTGGAGAAATGGTGAGCCTCATTTCATACCTATATCTAAGTTTATTGATTTGGAAGGACTACTTGAATATTTGAAGGAGAAAACTGAAGAGTTAAGAGAAGGTGGAAATAAGTATTGGATTGGAATTAAATTACTTTATAATTTAAGGAAGTTCATTGATAAAGAGAAAGGACCTAAAGATTTCGATGTCTATAAGATGCTTTACAACATAATTGTTAATCATAATTATGAGGCATTAGGTGAATGGCATTATAGAACATTATTCTTAGGAACAATGCATTTCATGGACTTATATAACTATGATATACAAAGAGTAATGAGATGTGACATTCATTACGTTACACCAGATGGAAGAGTTATACCATTCTGTACATATAATGTGTTAAATGATCTATATAGAGATAAAATACTAAAAGAATACCAGATTCCTTTAGATAAATGGATAAAAGAACATGGTGAAAATAGTATAGGAGATATGATGAAATACAAAAGAAATGCTACAAGATTAGAGCAAGGAGAAATATATCAATTAACATATAAACTATTCTTATAA
- a CDS encoding thiamine-phosphate kinase: MSEHEIIRNIISKYSYVNDDVYVDENKNMYKIDGFQLGYTFNFMDFYDIGWKSVVASISDILSRGGIPTFVLSSIGIRKEDVQKIEDIIKGIKDASDYYNASYIGGDLNSSKNGWIDVTVIGKAICYKKAENVKEGDRLIISNPIGYTSLVFLSYLNNWKISISNIEKNKIRHPIVNKRLSELFATYCDSIHYSTDISDGLVISLYNVIERSKKGIKMYSFPFPPYILGKIRKYELKEEDLLKYSGEEYETILVVDRTQAESILDFMNYLGFSPQIIGEIISNPTLEYNNQFIKKTGWDNFTGWF, from the coding sequence ATGTCTGAACACGAAATAATTAGAAATATAATAAGTAAGTATAGTTACGTAAATGATGATGTTTATGTAGATGAAAATAAAAACATGTATAAAATTGATGGCTTTCAGTTAGGTTATACGTTTAATTTTATGGATTTTTATGACATAGGTTGGAAATCTGTTGTAGCATCTATAAGTGATATATTATCGAGGGGAGGAATTCCAACATTTGTCTTATCATCTATAGGTATAAGGAAGGAAGATGTTCAAAAAATCGAAGATATAATAAAGGGAATTAAAGACGCTAGTGATTATTATAATGCTTCTTATATTGGTGGAGATTTAAACTCCTCTAAAAATGGTTGGATAGATGTTACAGTCATAGGAAAAGCTATATGTTACAAAAAAGCTGAAAACGTGAAGGAAGGAGACAGACTTATAATATCAAATCCTATTGGTTATACTTCTTTAGTTTTTTTATCATATCTTAATAATTGGAAAATTAGCATTAGTAATATAGAGAAGAATAAAATTAGACATCCAATAGTTAATAAGAGGCTAAGCGAGCTTTTCGCTACTTATTGTGATTCAATTCACTACTCTACAGATATTAGTGATGGTCTAGTTATATCATTATATAACGTTATAGAAAGATCTAAAAAAGGGATAAAAATGTATAGCTTCCCTTTTCCTCCATATATATTGGGAAAAATAAGAAAATATGAACTTAAGGAAGAAGATTTGCTTAAGTATTCTGGTGAAGAGTACGAAACAATTTTAGTTGTAGATAGAACTCAAGCTGAATCAATTTTGGATTTTATGAATTATTTAGGTTTTTCACCCCAAATAATAGGTGAAATAATTTCAAATCCTACTTTAGAATATAATAACCAATTTATTAAAAAAACTGGTTGGGATAATTTTACAGGATGGTTTTAA
- the purB gene encoding adenylosuccinate lyase, with protein sequence MISAVEDSICVLDWRYGSKEMRELFERRSILKRMAKVEVALLYALSKIGLVKEEDVSIVDKNIDKIDPERVSNLERKLGHDVMALTVHLAELSGEAGKFIHFGATSYDIVDTTNALIFKDAITIVKNKLKKIILLLIEYSQKYQELVMVGRTHGQHALPITLGFKFANYVYEFSRSLERLNDTSKRVLKIKFAGAVGTMASWKDKGLEIEKYVSEYLGLPPHEISTQIAPRDGFAELISDLAILGSQLDRLALEIRELMRPEILELAEGSAETRVGSSTMPHKENPVTAEKISGLAKVLRGLIVSELENIPLWHERDLTNSSSERIIISHAFLIIDEMLDSMLSLLSNLKIYPENMRKNLELSKGLIMAESLMISLTQANIPRHIAHEMVMKLSREAEKEGKSLLEVALNSDEIVKILGREKIIESLNPYNYLGSYKELIQRAISYAKSIVEQS encoded by the coding sequence ATGATTAGTGCTGTGGAAGATTCTATCTGTGTTTTAGACTGGAGATATGGAAGTAAAGAAATGAGAGAACTTTTTGAAAGGAGAAGTATTCTTAAAAGAATGGCTAAAGTAGAAGTTGCATTACTATATGCACTATCAAAAATTGGTTTAGTCAAGGAAGAAGATGTTAGTATTGTAGATAAAAATATAGACAAAATTGATCCAGAAAGAGTTAGCAATCTAGAAAGAAAGCTAGGGCATGATGTGATGGCATTAACTGTTCATTTAGCCGAACTTTCTGGTGAGGCTGGCAAATTCATTCATTTTGGTGCTACAAGTTACGATATAGTAGATACTACTAATGCATTAATTTTTAAAGATGCTATAACTATTGTAAAAAATAAATTAAAGAAAATAATTTTACTTTTAATAGAATACTCACAAAAATATCAAGAGCTTGTTATGGTTGGAAGGACTCATGGTCAGCACGCTTTGCCCATTACTTTAGGGTTTAAGTTTGCAAATTATGTATACGAGTTTTCTAGGTCACTTGAAAGACTTAATGATACTAGTAAAAGAGTACTTAAGATAAAATTTGCTGGAGCAGTAGGAACTATGGCTAGTTGGAAGGATAAAGGCTTAGAAATTGAAAAATATGTATCCGAATATTTAGGTTTACCACCACATGAGATCTCTACGCAAATTGCTCCAAGAGATGGGTTTGCAGAATTAATCTCCGACCTAGCTATTTTAGGTTCTCAACTCGATAGACTAGCATTAGAAATAAGAGAATTGATGAGACCAGAAATATTAGAATTAGCCGAAGGTTCAGCTGAAACAAGAGTTGGTAGTAGTACTATGCCTCATAAGGAGAATCCAGTAACTGCAGAGAAAATAAGTGGATTGGCTAAAGTGCTAAGGGGTTTAATAGTTTCTGAACTAGAAAATATACCATTATGGCATGAAAGGGATTTAACTAATAGTTCCTCTGAAAGAATAATAATTTCACATGCGTTCTTAATAATAGATGAAATGTTAGATAGCATGTTATCACTTCTATCTAATTTAAAAATTTACCCAGAAAACATGAGAAAAAATCTTGAGTTAAGTAAAGGCCTTATCATGGCTGAAAGCTTAATGATAAGTTTAACTCAAGCTAATATACCTAGACATATAGCTCATGAGATGGTTATGAAACTGTCCAGAGAGGCAGAAAAAGAAGGGAAATCATTGCTTGAAGTTGCGTTAAATAGTGATGAAATAGTAAAAATACTTGGCAGGGAAAAAATTATAGAATCTTTAAATCCTTATAATTATCTAGGGAGCTATAAGGAATTAATTCAAAGAGCAATTTCCTACGCAAAAAGCATCGTAGAACAATCGTAA
- a CDS encoding formate--phosphoribosylaminoimidazolecarboxamide ligase has product MYILTIGSHSSLQILHGAKKEGFKTALVTPEKRVKFYKQFNFIDEVYGYKNEDEAVNYINNFEKNGILIPHGSLVEYVGPERVSRIRTKIFGNRNLFEWEANQKKKMSLLKAAKIKIPEQFESPEDVDRLVIVKLPGAKGGKGYFIARNKEEVKEGLNKLIEQKMIKNLDDVIIQEYVIGVPMYFQFFNSIMLNRLEIIGIDIRYETNIDGLRRLPPDIRVDPTLVVVGNIPAVARESLLPTVFEYGENFTQTVKELVPPGMIGPFCLESVVTDQGDIVVFEFSGRIVAGTNLYVNGSPYSWLYWDEPMSAGRRIGREIKLALNSNKLNMVLT; this is encoded by the coding sequence ATGTATATACTAACAATTGGTAGTCATTCATCATTACAAATCTTACATGGAGCTAAAAAAGAAGGATTTAAAACAGCTTTAGTAACGCCAGAAAAAAGAGTCAAATTCTATAAACAGTTCAATTTCATAGATGAAGTTTATGGTTATAAAAATGAAGATGAGGCTGTTAATTATATTAATAATTTCGAGAAAAATGGAATATTAATTCCTCATGGTAGTTTAGTAGAGTATGTAGGGCCAGAAAGAGTAAGTAGAATAAGAACTAAAATTTTTGGAAACAGGAATCTTTTCGAATGGGAAGCTAATCAAAAGAAGAAAATGAGCTTACTTAAAGCTGCAAAGATAAAAATCCCGGAACAATTTGAAAGCCCAGAAGATGTAGATAGATTAGTAATTGTCAAACTTCCCGGAGCTAAAGGTGGAAAAGGATACTTTATTGCAAGAAATAAGGAAGAAGTAAAAGAAGGATTAAATAAATTAATTGAACAAAAAATGATAAAAAATTTAGATGATGTGATTATTCAAGAATATGTAATCGGCGTACCTATGTATTTTCAGTTCTTTAATAGTATCATGTTAAACCGTTTGGAGATAATTGGAATAGATATAAGATATGAGACGAATATTGACGGACTAAGAAGACTACCACCAGATATTAGAGTTGACCCTACTTTAGTGGTAGTTGGCAATATTCCTGCTGTAGCTAGAGAAAGTTTATTACCAACTGTATTTGAGTATGGAGAGAACTTTACACAAACTGTTAAAGAATTAGTTCCGCCTGGAATGATAGGACCTTTCTGCCTTGAGTCGGTAGTTACTGATCAGGGTGATATAGTAGTTTTCGAGTTTTCCGGAAGAATAGTTGCTGGGACAAATCTTTATGTTAACGGTAGCCCTTATAGTTGGCTATATTGGGATGAACCAATGAGTGCTGGGAGAAGAATAGGGAGAGAAATTAAATTAGCATTAAATTCAAATAAGCTAAATATGGTATTAACATAA
- a CDS encoding formate--phosphoribosylaminoimidazolecarboxamide ligase family protein, with protein sequence MMVRIAALASHSALDVFDGAKDENFETIGLCKKGRERPYLEFKRIVDECIVLNDFKEIASEKIDNYLLSRDAIIVPNRSLAVYVGYDNIEKMKTKYFGNKKMLRWEERTGEKNYYKLLDEAKIRRPRIFKPEEVEGAVIVKLPEAKRRVERGFFIAVNKKDFEEKLDSLMKNGIIDDESIKTMVIEEYILGAHFNINYFYSPIFNRVELLSIDRRIQSDLDSFYRLPAEVQLKLGRLPRFIEVGHEPATIRESLLEKVFEIGYAFVEATKKLEPPGIIGPFTLQVMVTPELDLVVFDVAPRIGGGTNAHMGIGSQYSKLYFGKPLSLGRRIAIEIKEGINNGNIHKILT encoded by the coding sequence ATAATGGTTAGAATTGCTGCTTTAGCTAGTCATTCTGCCTTAGATGTATTTGATGGAGCTAAAGACGAGAACTTTGAAACTATAGGACTCTGTAAAAAAGGAAGAGAAAGGCCATACTTAGAATTTAAAAGAATAGTTGACGAATGTATAGTTCTCAATGATTTTAAAGAAATAGCTTCAGAAAAAATAGATAATTATTTACTTTCTAGGGATGCAATAATAGTTCCTAATAGAAGTTTAGCAGTATATGTAGGATATGATAATATAGAAAAAATGAAAACAAAGTATTTTGGAAATAAAAAAATGCTAAGATGGGAAGAGAGAACTGGAGAGAAAAATTATTACAAATTATTGGACGAAGCTAAAATTAGAAGACCTAGGATATTTAAACCAGAAGAAGTTGAAGGAGCTGTAATAGTAAAATTGCCCGAAGCAAAAAGAAGAGTTGAAAGAGGTTTTTTCATAGCAGTTAATAAGAAAGATTTTGAGGAAAAACTTGACTCTCTTATGAAAAATGGAATAATTGATGATGAAAGCATAAAAACAATGGTAATAGAGGAGTATATTTTAGGAGCTCATTTTAACATAAATTACTTTTATTCCCCAATATTTAATAGAGTAGAACTTTTAAGTATAGACAGAAGGATCCAAAGTGATCTAGATTCATTTTATAGATTACCTGCTGAAGTACAACTTAAATTAGGAAGATTACCAAGATTCATTGAAGTAGGCCATGAGCCAGCAACAATAAGAGAGAGTTTATTGGAGAAAGTTTTTGAAATAGGTTATGCTTTTGTAGAAGCAACTAAAAAACTTGAACCACCTGGAATAATTGGCCCATTTACCTTACAGGTCATGGTAACTCCAGAATTAGATTTAGTAGTGTTTGATGTAGCTCCAAGAATAGGTGGAGGTACTAATGCTCATATGGGGATTGGAAGTCAATACTCCAAACTTTACTTCGGAAAGCCTTTAAGCCTAGGAAGAAGAATAGCCATTGAAATAAAAGAAGGAATAAATAACGGAAATATTCACAAAATTCTAACATGA
- a CDS encoding adenylosuccinate synthetase, translating to MLNILVGGFFGDEGKGKVAAYLALKDSPSLSVRTGSINAGHTVTYMGKQWKVRIIPSAFINRSTFLALGPGALTSIEVLMNEAKETNSLDRLFIDPHVGIITEEEVKEERNDEYLMKKIGSTGQGVGYAEAKRILRKLKLAKDFEILSKYIVNIPSLLLEKLDKNENILVEGTQGYYLSLYHGEYPYVTSRNTSSSGILSEIGIGPKYVDHVIVVFKSYVTRVGEGPLEGELSWGEAQKLGIAEIATVTGRKRRSAPFNIKLAKEAVRVNSATQIAITKLDALFKEAKGVREYSKLPSEAKKWIENIETELKVPITLIGTGEDALDMIDLRKEKI from the coding sequence ATGTTAAATATTCTAGTAGGAGGATTTTTTGGCGATGAAGGAAAAGGAAAAGTTGCTGCATATCTTGCATTAAAAGATTCACCAAGCTTATCAGTAAGAACTGGTTCGATTAATGCAGGCCATACTGTAACCTACATGGGTAAACAATGGAAAGTGAGAATAATTCCATCAGCATTTATAAATAGATCAACCTTTTTAGCTTTAGGCCCTGGAGCTTTAACGTCTATAGAAGTTTTAATGAATGAAGCAAAAGAGACTAATTCTTTAGATAGATTATTTATAGATCCTCACGTGGGTATTATAACTGAAGAAGAAGTAAAAGAAGAACGAAATGACGAATATCTTATGAAAAAGATAGGAAGTACTGGTCAAGGTGTAGGATATGCGGAAGCTAAAAGAATTTTAAGGAAACTTAAACTAGCTAAAGATTTCGAAATCTTATCTAAATATATTGTTAATATACCTAGTTTATTATTGGAAAAATTAGATAAAAATGAAAATATATTAGTTGAAGGTACTCAAGGATATTATTTAAGCTTGTATCATGGAGAATACCCTTATGTAACTAGTCGAAATACCTCGTCTTCTGGTATTTTAAGTGAAATTGGAATAGGTCCGAAGTACGTTGATCATGTAATAGTTGTTTTCAAATCATATGTAACTCGAGTAGGTGAGGGGCCCTTGGAAGGAGAATTAAGTTGGGGGGAGGCACAAAAATTAGGAATAGCAGAAATTGCAACTGTTACTGGAAGAAAAAGAAGAAGTGCCCCATTTAATATTAAATTGGCAAAAGAAGCAGTGAGGGTAAATTCAGCAACACAGATAGCAATTACGAAATTAGACGCTTTATTCAAGGAAGCTAAAGGAGTAAGAGAATATTCAAAGTTACCTTCTGAAGCAAAGAAGTGGATAGAGAATATTGAAACTGAACTAAAAGTACCAATAACATTAATTGGGACTGGAGAAGATGCATTAGATATGATAGATCTTAGAAAAGAGAAAATATGA
- a CDS encoding NAD(P)/FAD-dependent oxidoreductase translates to MYYDATIIGAGPAGLFAAYELANLNKNGAKILLIDKGTRPLKRVCPLLSPKEKCTFCNPCHITYGIGGAGTYSSGIINLRPDIGGELHEIMRSWDKAQELIDYVDQILVKFGAPKDRFFEPNMEKVKEIQRKAAKVGAEFIPIRQRHIGTDKTPIVIENILQYIESKNVKVAELTEAIEIEKKGSEFVVKTDKLGEIETKTLLVAPGRAGAKWFLDQAKKLGVDMIPGPLDIGVRVETEAFVMEDLTSAVWDPKVVMYTKKYDDKVRTFCVNPGGFVMKEVYDDGTIGVNGQTFADRKSKNINFAFLTTIKLSDPLEDTIEYGKSIARLMTRLGGEKPIIQRLIDFEKGRRSTWERINRSTVKPTLKDVTPGDVSMGLPYRVVSNIIEGLERLDNLAPGIYSSNTLLYAPEIKYYSMKAVVDSNMETVVDNLFVAGDGVGLSRGINVAAATGILAARGIAIKLGLL, encoded by the coding sequence ATGTATTATGATGCAACAATTATAGGTGCAGGACCAGCAGGTTTGTTTGCAGCTTATGAACTAGCGAATTTAAACAAAAATGGAGCTAAAATACTATTAATTGATAAAGGTACAAGACCATTAAAAAGAGTGTGCCCGCTATTAAGTCCTAAGGAAAAATGTACTTTTTGCAATCCATGTCATATTACTTATGGTATAGGCGGAGCAGGAACTTATAGCAGTGGAATTATTAATTTAAGACCAGATATAGGTGGAGAACTGCATGAAATTATGAGAAGCTGGGATAAAGCTCAAGAACTGATTGATTATGTAGATCAAATTTTAGTAAAGTTTGGTGCTCCTAAGGATAGGTTCTTTGAACCTAATATGGAAAAAGTAAAGGAAATTCAAAGAAAGGCAGCAAAAGTTGGTGCTGAATTTATTCCAATAAGACAGAGACACATAGGTACCGATAAAACTCCAATTGTAATAGAAAATATATTGCAATATATAGAGAGCAAAAATGTTAAAGTAGCAGAGTTAACTGAAGCAATAGAAATAGAGAAAAAAGGATCAGAATTTGTAGTTAAGACAGACAAATTGGGTGAAATAGAGACTAAAACTCTACTAGTAGCTCCAGGAAGAGCTGGCGCAAAATGGTTCTTAGACCAAGCTAAAAAATTAGGAGTAGACATGATACCGGGACCATTAGATATAGGAGTTAGAGTTGAAACAGAAGCTTTTGTTATGGAAGATTTAACTTCAGCTGTCTGGGATCCTAAAGTAGTAATGTATACAAAGAAGTATGACGATAAAGTAAGAACGTTCTGCGTAAATCCTGGTGGGTTTGTGATGAAAGAAGTATATGATGATGGTACAATAGGTGTTAACGGGCAAACTTTTGCTGATAGGAAAAGTAAAAACATTAACTTCGCCTTCTTGACAACAATAAAGCTTTCAGACCCTCTAGAAGATACTATAGAATATGGTAAAAGCATTGCAAGATTAATGACTAGATTAGGAGGAGAAAAACCAATTATTCAGCGTTTAATTGATTTTGAAAAAGGAAGAAGAAGTACTTGGGAAAGAATAAATAGATCCACTGTAAAGCCTACTTTAAAAGATGTAACTCCAGGTGATGTAAGTATGGGTCTACCTTATAGGGTAGTTAGCAATATAATAGAAGGTTTAGAGAGACTAGACAACTTAGCCCCTGGAATATACTCTTCTAATACTTTACTTTATGCACCAGAAATAAAATACTATAGCATGAAGGCTGTAGTAGACAGCAATATGGAAACTGTAGTAGATAACTTATTTGTAGCTGGTGACGGAGTTGGTTTATCAAGAGGTATAAATGTAGCCGCAGCCACTGGAATATTAGCTGCAAGAGGAATAGCCATAAAGTTAGGACTTTTATAA
- a CDS encoding Lrp/AsnC family transcriptional regulator: MELSDIDKRLVMELEYHFPFSERPFNEIAERLEIKEEEVINKTKELLGNEIIKRVGMYVNFRAKGMEGALIATEIPIENLEKYRKLTLAIKELTHNYIRNHPKYNVWFVLKAENKDKLREEVEKIIKESGGKDYVILYSKKTLKLSVKYDIIRGVSYSEPEEIHEKIPTAEELGISKELLKDLSLPLQITERPFKQIAEKYNMKESELVELIKELREKGVIKDYGATINGEKVGIRENAMMLLNSEDIESSCYNLAKNLKEATHVVLRESDKKWDYLCYAMIHAANKKIIFDVAKKGIEITKAKSYMLLFSLDNLKPGIVI; this comes from the coding sequence ATGGAGTTATCAGATATTGATAAAAGGCTTGTCATGGAACTTGAGTATCATTTTCCTTTTAGTGAAAGGCCGTTTAACGAGATTGCAGAAAGGCTAGAAATAAAAGAGGAAGAAGTTATAAATAAGACTAAGGAACTTCTTGGAAACGAGATAATAAAAAGAGTTGGAATGTATGTCAATTTTAGAGCAAAAGGGATGGAAGGCGCTTTAATAGCAACAGAAATACCAATAGAAAACCTTGAAAAATATAGAAAATTAACGTTAGCTATAAAAGAGTTAACACATAATTACATAAGAAATCACCCAAAATATAATGTATGGTTTGTATTAAAAGCTGAAAATAAAGATAAGCTAAGGGAGGAAGTTGAAAAAATAATTAAAGAAAGTGGTGGAAAAGATTATGTTATTCTATATTCTAAGAAAACATTAAAATTGAGTGTAAAGTATGATATCATACGAGGAGTTTCTTATAGCGAACCAGAAGAAATCCATGAAAAAATTCCTACTGCAGAAGAATTAGGAATATCTAAAGAACTATTAAAGGACTTATCATTACCCTTACAAATCACTGAAAGACCGTTTAAACAAATAGCGGAAAAATATAACATGAAAGAAAGTGAACTAGTCGAGTTAATAAAAGAGTTAAGAGAAAAAGGAGTTATCAAAGATTATGGGGCTACAATAAATGGAGAAAAAGTTGGAATCAGAGAAAATGCAATGATGTTATTAAACTCTGAAGATATAGAATCATCTTGTTATAATTTAGCTAAAAACTTAAAGGAAGCTACTCATGTAGTACTTAGAGAATCAGATAAGAAATGGGATTACTTATGTTATGCTATGATACATGCAGCTAATAAAAAAATAATCTTTGATGTTGCAAAAAAAGGAATTGAAATAACCAAGGCAAAAAGTTATATGCTATTATTCAGCCTAGATAATTTGAAGCCCGGTATTGTAATCTAG